A window of the Parabacteroides merdae ATCC 43184 genome harbors these coding sequences:
- a CDS encoding trehalase family glycosidase produces MKLSYLSLILVLSCACGQPGQEMYPDIADAARTSFCVASDDTALVKIFDWAVSNSNRYVGEDSDPVGPWYEAALPNRQAFCMRDVSHQCIGEELNGYGRQNANMMGKFVENISESKDYCSYWEIDRNNLPASADYVSDQDFWYNLNANFDVMNACYRLYLWTGNEVYINDPRFEEFFRLSANEYIDRWQLQADKIMERPGVMHEDDARVDPKFKTFRGLPSYEESVRGLTVTGDLIATIYRGLKSYAQIQRLGGNEEAALHYESKAEEYARLYNTGWWNEETQNYYAYKLENENLKEGGCNVFPLWFGIVDKPERINRLLAILSEKETNVESMSYYPKIFYKYGRQDMGYHYLKELYANERRDYPEVASGVIEGIVCGLAGVDADVTANRITTLPRFTDATRWISIENIPVFSGKISILHQSAGSSTFANKSGKELIWRAMFPGNVAMISGMDAKHTNDELGNSFSYLDIVCKPGETKTAEACKYKLEEDEKFD; encoded by the coding sequence ATGAAATTATCATATTTATCTCTTATCCTTGTTTTAAGTTGTGCTTGCGGCCAGCCAGGGCAGGAGATGTATCCTGATATAGCGGATGCTGCGCGTACCTCATTTTGTGTGGCATCCGATGATACGGCCCTGGTGAAGATCTTCGATTGGGCCGTAAGTAATTCGAATCGGTATGTCGGGGAGGATTCCGATCCGGTCGGACCTTGGTACGAAGCGGCTTTGCCGAATCGCCAGGCTTTCTGCATGCGGGATGTCTCTCATCAATGTATAGGCGAGGAGCTGAACGGGTATGGCAGGCAAAATGCGAATATGATGGGTAAGTTTGTCGAGAATATTTCCGAGTCGAAGGACTATTGCAGCTATTGGGAGATAGACAGGAATAACCTGCCGGCTTCGGCTGATTATGTCTCGGATCAGGATTTCTGGTATAACCTGAATGCGAACTTCGATGTGATGAACGCTTGTTACCGTTTGTACCTCTGGACAGGAAATGAAGTCTACATCAATGATCCTCGTTTTGAAGAGTTCTTCCGTTTATCGGCCAATGAATATATCGACAGATGGCAGTTGCAGGCGGATAAGATCATGGAACGTCCGGGGGTGATGCACGAAGACGATGCACGTGTCGATCCGAAGTTCAAAACCTTCCGTGGGCTCCCTTCTTATGAGGAATCGGTTCGTGGGCTGACGGTAACCGGCGATTTGATCGCTACGATCTACCGAGGATTGAAATCGTATGCACAGATTCAACGGCTGGGAGGAAATGAAGAGGCCGCCCTCCACTATGAGTCGAAGGCGGAAGAGTATGCCCGCCTATATAATACCGGTTGGTGGAATGAAGAGACTCAAAACTATTATGCCTATAAGTTGGAGAATGAAAACCTGAAAGAAGGCGGATGTAATGTTTTTCCTCTTTGGTTCGGTATCGTAGACAAGCCGGAACGTATCAATCGTTTATTGGCGATCCTGTCGGAGAAAGAGACAAACGTGGAAAGCATGTCTTACTATCCGAAGATCTTTTATAAATACGGCAGGCAGGATATGGGCTATCATTATCTAAAGGAGCTTTATGCGAATGAACGTCGGGATTATCCCGAAGTAGCCAGCGGTGTGATCGAAGGAATTGTGTGTGGACTTGCCGGCGTAGATGCCGATGTCACGGCAAACCGTATTACCACCCTTCCGCGCTTTACGGATGCTACCCGTTGGATTTCGATAGAAAATATTCCTGTATTCTCAGGAAAAATATCTATCTTGCATCAATCTGCCGGAAGTAGTACCTTCGCGAACAAGTCCGGGAAAGAATTGATTTGGAGAGCCATGTTTCCGGGTAATGTAGCCATGATTAGCGGGATGGATGCCAAACATACGAACGATGAACTGGGTAATTCGTTCAGTTATCTCGATATTGTTTGTAAACCGGGTGAAACGAAAACTGCTGAAGCATGTAAATATAAACTTGAAGAAGATGAAAAATTCGATTAA
- a CDS encoding metallophosphoesterase, translating to MLLSCPGLLARENEKRQRFGLVTDIHFAHRNVHGTRYYEQSITKLSEAIDVFNRRKLDFMIELGDLKDMGDIPERGQTLSFLDEIEAKFQTFDGPVYHVLGNHDMDSISKSEFLAHTSNYGSAKGKPYYSFVRNQIKFIVLDGNCNEDGSDYDSGDFDWTKAFVPAGQKEWLWQELKKDDLPVVIFIHELLDTFSGIDKELCIGNAEEIVSILEQSGKVVAVIQGHHHAGNYSFRHGIHYFTMKGMIEGSLPENNSFAVIEIDKDLNIYIEGFYNCKNKEMKHNR from the coding sequence TTGCTTTTATCCTGTCCGGGCTTGTTGGCGCGGGAAAATGAAAAGAGACAGCGCTTTGGCTTGGTAACGGATATACATTTTGCTCATCGGAATGTACACGGAACTCGCTATTATGAACAATCCATCACAAAGTTATCGGAAGCAATAGACGTTTTTAATAGGCGGAAATTAGATTTCATGATTGAACTTGGAGACTTGAAGGATATGGGGGATATTCCTGAAAGAGGGCAGACTTTGTCGTTTTTAGATGAGATAGAAGCAAAGTTTCAGACCTTCGACGGCCCTGTTTATCATGTGTTGGGCAATCATGATATGGATAGTATCTCAAAATCTGAATTTCTCGCACATACGAGCAATTACGGGAGTGCGAAAGGAAAACCTTATTATTCCTTCGTACGGAACCAGATCAAGTTTATCGTGCTCGACGGTAATTGCAACGAGGATGGTTCCGATTATGATTCCGGTGATTTCGATTGGACGAAAGCGTTTGTCCCGGCCGGGCAGAAGGAATGGCTCTGGCAGGAACTGAAGAAAGACGATTTGCCGGTCGTGATCTTTATCCACGAATTGTTGGATACTTTCTCCGGGATTGACAAGGAACTTTGTATCGGCAATGCGGAAGAGATCGTTTCGATACTTGAGCAAAGCGGCAAGGTAGTAGCCGTTATCCAAGGGCACCATCATGCCGGGAACTATAGTTTTCGGCATGGAATCCACTATTTTACAATGAAAGGAATGATAGAAGGAAGCCTTCCCGAAAATAATAGTTTTGCCGTCATTGAGATAGACAAAGATTTGAATATCTATATAGAGGGTTTCTATAATTGCAAGAATAAGGAGATGAAACATAATAGATAA
- a CDS encoding phosphatidylinositol-specific phospholipase C/glycerophosphodiester phosphodiesterase family protein has product MKLKVIILLISLLSGSIEAQTIHYNAFSHNDYERPRPLFDALSFQFNCVEADLWLIDGELYVSHDSVAPNPDITFEKLYLLPLVERIKKNGGKVYPDSDRPFYLMVDCKTDGEAMYPVLKKKLKPYESLFCHEKDGKLQESAVLFYLSGKSPRKAIAAETNRFIFLDGTIEDLGKGIPAVLMPVISDNYSKYIGWKGQGEIPAEKLEKVREYIRQTHAEGKLFRWWGAPDTPLFKKLFIKEGVDLIGADDLKALSLILQNP; this is encoded by the coding sequence ATGAAACTAAAAGTAATTATCCTGCTTATCAGTCTGTTATCCGGCTCTATCGAAGCCCAGACAATTCATTACAATGCTTTCTCACACAACGATTATGAACGTCCCCGTCCGCTATTCGATGCCCTTTCATTCCAATTCAATTGTGTGGAAGCGGATTTATGGCTAATCGACGGCGAACTGTATGTGTCCCACGATTCGGTCGCCCCCAACCCGGATATCACATTCGAGAAACTGTATCTCTTGCCATTAGTCGAACGGATCAAAAAGAACGGAGGCAAAGTATATCCGGACAGCGACCGCCCGTTTTACCTGATGGTCGATTGCAAGACAGACGGCGAAGCAATGTACCCCGTCTTGAAAAAGAAACTGAAACCATACGAATCTCTTTTCTGTCATGAAAAGGACGGGAAACTGCAAGAAAGTGCCGTGTTGTTCTACCTGTCAGGAAAAAGTCCCCGCAAAGCTATTGCCGCCGAAACCAACCGTTTTATCTTTCTGGACGGTACGATAGAAGATTTAGGGAAGGGCATTCCGGCCGTCCTAATGCCTGTCATTAGCGATAATTATTCCAAATATATCGGCTGGAAAGGCCAGGGAGAGATTCCCGCTGAAAAGCTCGAAAAGGTGCGAGAATATATCCGGCAAACCCATGCGGAAGGCAAACTGTTCCGCTGGTGGGGCGCACCGGACACACCACTGTTCAAGAAACTTTTTATTAAAGAAGGGGTGGATTTGATCGGGGCCGACGACTTAAAAGCGTTGAGTTTGATTTTACAGAATCCCTAA
- a CDS encoding FecR family protein — translation MKEQEIYNHQLAIRYFEGRITPSEEEILFRFVNDAPSNERMFRQWEEEWMLSYKLIPEVSNEWKQLQRRMQVRQSLNGVFSTKHMQLQRFIAVAAIACVLLLSGTYSFYLYRNTETTDNRFALETAYGEKSKLILADGTVVWLNAGSSLQYAGNFNSKNREVFLTGEAYFEVTKQSDGTPFVVKTDQYSVLVKGTKFNVSSYPEDISAKTTLLEGSIDILYKGRHIPVAPGELLSLDKQNGSFSRQKVQASQYKSWTEGRVEYDKITLNELAVRLSRKYDVQIHLGDDLEKDIAFRVSLRNEETVGDVFHALSEIIPIRYERRDRDIYIRKQ, via the coding sequence ATGAAAGAGCAGGAGATCTATAATCACCAGTTGGCAATACGTTATTTTGAAGGACGCATTACTCCCTCCGAAGAAGAGATTCTTTTCCGGTTTGTGAATGATGCACCTTCTAATGAAAGAATGTTCCGCCAATGGGAGGAGGAGTGGATGCTTTCCTATAAACTGATTCCTGAAGTTTCGAATGAATGGAAACAGTTGCAACGCCGGATGCAGGTGCGTCAATCGCTGAATGGTGTGTTTAGTACTAAACACATGCAATTGCAGCGGTTTATCGCTGTTGCTGCAATTGCATGTGTTCTATTATTGAGTGGAACATATAGTTTCTATCTTTATCGGAATACGGAAACCACCGATAACCGGTTTGCTTTAGAAACTGCCTATGGAGAAAAAAGCAAGCTGATACTGGCGGATGGAACAGTTGTATGGTTGAATGCCGGTTCTTCCTTACAGTATGCCGGTAACTTCAATTCTAAAAACAGGGAAGTCTTTTTAACTGGTGAAGCTTATTTCGAAGTGACTAAACAGTCAGATGGAACTCCTTTTGTGGTTAAAACGGATCAGTATAGTGTATTGGTGAAAGGAACAAAGTTTAATGTATCTTCTTACCCTGAAGATATTTCTGCTAAAACGACATTATTGGAAGGCTCTATCGATATTTTATATAAAGGGAGGCATATTCCGGTTGCACCGGGAGAATTGCTGAGTCTTGACAAACAAAACGGAAGTTTTTCCCGTCAGAAGGTTCAGGCTTCTCAATATAAATCCTGGACAGAAGGGAGAGTTGAATATGATAAAATCACGCTCAATGAGTTGGCAGTCCGCCTATCCCGTAAATATGACGTTCAGATTCATTTGGGAGACGACTTGGAAAAAGATATAGCTTTCCGCGTATCACTTCGCAATGAAGAGACGGTCGGAGATGTCTTTCACGCTCTATCCGAGATTATTCCGATCCGTTATGAACGGCGGGACCGGGATATTTATATTAGAAAACAATAG
- a CDS encoding RNA polymerase sigma-70 factor, with protein sequence MKNFTDEKTLLREIKNGNGEAFEFLFNSYYPRLRGYAARFVTDEEAVRDIIQESFLRFWEKRDLIEAVSISSLLFAMVRNACLNYLKHLQLVEQHNLEHLDRVAGQEELYYWDFNLSPEYTLLYKELQQQISLVMSDLPSRCREVFEMSRFKKMKNREIADALQISTTAVEKHIAKALARFSAHFKDKYPLDVYIAILAWLLSE encoded by the coding sequence ATGAAAAACTTCACAGACGAGAAGACTCTTCTTCGGGAGATAAAGAACGGAAACGGCGAAGCATTCGAATTTCTGTTCAATAGCTATTATCCTCGGTTGCGGGGATATGCTGCTCGTTTTGTGACGGATGAGGAAGCAGTCAGAGATATCATACAGGAGAGTTTTTTGAGATTTTGGGAAAAACGTGATCTGATAGAAGCTGTTTCCATTTCATCTCTTCTTTTCGCAATGGTGAGGAATGCCTGTCTGAATTATTTGAAGCATCTGCAACTGGTCGAGCAGCATAATCTGGAACATTTGGATAGGGTGGCCGGGCAGGAAGAACTTTATTATTGGGACTTTAACCTAAGTCCGGAATATACGCTTCTGTATAAGGAATTGCAACAACAGATCAGTCTTGTTATGAGTGATTTGCCTTCCCGTTGCCGTGAAGTATTTGAGATGAGCCGTTTTAAGAAAATGAAAAACCGGGAGATCGCAGATGCTCTCCAAATATCGACTACTGCAGTGGAAAAACATATAGCCAAAGCCTTAGCACGCTTTTCCGCACATTTTAAAGATAAATATCCGTTGGATGTCTATATCGCGATATTAGCTTGGCTGCTTTCCGAATGA
- a CDS encoding sugar-binding domain-containing protein — translation MKNSIKLVTLLLTAGFYSACTRQLPPDTQSRIPLEGNWGLQLDTAGAGIAPDWLTKSCTDSLFLPGTTDMGKKGTYNTDMTLTTSLSREYVFEGKALYTKQVDIPEEWDGTSVRLVMERTKPTTIWIDGKEVGANNDISTAQQYDLSSYLFPGTHTVAILVDNGKQAVPEKVYGSSHAYSASTQTNWNGIIGDFYLESVPLCGIDDIQLYPDVAKKVVTARVTLRNPDKGAGKGILSFYAEAWNTDKQHKTPVQTVEVDWTKPEQELELALGDKALLWSEFTPSLYRFSVSLKTDQSVDTEQATFGLRDFKTKGRQFTMNGKTTFLRGKHDACVFPLIAHTAMDVETWRHYFQVAKQYGINHYRFHSWCPPEACFEAADIEGIYLQPELPIWGNIDIDDTELCDYLLKEGRNLHRAYSNHASFVMFGLGNEMSGEEGLAMLIQTFKKEDNRHIYSSGSNNYLGFKGKQANEDYFTTCRVGREGDKQFNTHARASFSFADAYDGGYLNHTYPNSEMDFSSANVLCDVPIISHETGQFQVYPNYEEIKKYTGVLKPRNFEIFKKRLEEAGMINLAYDFMMASGKWSALLYRADIEMNLRTPEWGGFQLLDLQDYPGQGSAYVGILDAFMESKGLIAPEEWRHFCSEVVPLFCTEKFCWTNDEALTGEVEIANYSESDLNSKQLSWTLTDSKQQVLDKGVLPLQVKQGELAKVGTLKPAIASVRKAEKVTLALSIDGTPYRNDYSLWIYPAADKEVAPSEDICVTDDLDAHLKYLTEGGKVLWFPSKDKHKDQTVGGLFQTDYWNYRMFRTICENLDRPVSPGTLGILTDPGHPALADFPTEFHTNWQWFPIIKQSYPMILDRLSDDYRPIVQVIDNVERNHKLGLLFEFKVGNGKLLVCMSDLKAVQDKPEARQFYRSILEYMESSAFAPSYSLSAKDLQDLFTAKVKTGEMKKLFNISSYK, via the coding sequence ATGAAAAATTCGATTAAACTTGTTACCTTGTTGTTAACCGCTGGATTTTATTCCGCTTGTACCCGACAACTACCTCCTGATACCCAGAGTCGCATTCCCTTGGAGGGTAATTGGGGATTGCAACTGGATACTGCCGGTGCGGGGATTGCTCCTGATTGGTTGACAAAGTCTTGTACGGATTCTCTTTTTCTGCCCGGTACTACCGATATGGGGAAAAAAGGAACTTACAATACGGATATGACACTGACTACATCCCTTTCCAGAGAATATGTGTTTGAAGGGAAAGCGCTGTACACAAAGCAGGTCGATATACCGGAAGAATGGGATGGAACATCCGTCCGCCTGGTAATGGAACGCACGAAGCCCACGACGATCTGGATCGATGGAAAAGAAGTTGGGGCAAATAACGATATCTCTACGGCTCAACAATATGATCTGTCCTCTTATCTGTTTCCCGGAACCCATACCGTTGCTATTTTAGTCGATAACGGCAAGCAGGCCGTGCCAGAAAAGGTCTACGGCTCTTCACATGCTTATTCTGCTTCCACACAGACAAACTGGAATGGAATTATCGGTGATTTTTATCTGGAAAGCGTACCTCTTTGCGGGATCGATGACATCCAGCTGTATCCGGATGTCGCGAAAAAAGTCGTGACTGCCAGAGTAACCCTTCGTAACCCGGACAAAGGGGCGGGAAAAGGTATATTGTCCTTTTATGCCGAAGCCTGGAATACGGATAAACAACATAAAACACCGGTACAGACAGTTGAAGTGGACTGGACGAAGCCGGAACAGGAGCTCGAACTTGCGCTGGGGGATAAGGCTTTGCTTTGGAGTGAATTTACACCGTCTCTATATCGTTTCTCTGTCTCACTAAAAACAGATCAATCGGTCGATACGGAGCAGGCGACTTTCGGTTTGCGCGATTTCAAAACAAAAGGACGGCAGTTCACCATGAATGGCAAGACTACGTTCCTGCGCGGAAAACATGACGCCTGTGTCTTCCCTCTGATTGCCCATACCGCAATGGATGTGGAGACTTGGCGACACTATTTCCAGGTAGCGAAACAGTACGGCATCAACCATTATCGTTTCCACTCCTGGTGTCCTCCCGAAGCTTGTTTTGAGGCAGCCGACATCGAAGGCATTTACCTGCAACCGGAACTTCCTATTTGGGGAAATATCGATATCGATGATACCGAATTATGCGATTATCTGTTAAAAGAAGGGCGAAACCTGCATCGGGCCTATAGTAATCATGCCTCTTTTGTGATGTTCGGATTAGGAAATGAGATGTCCGGCGAGGAAGGGCTTGCCATGTTGATCCAGACCTTCAAAAAGGAGGATAACCGTCATATCTATTCTTCCGGTTCAAATAATTATCTGGGCTTTAAAGGAAAGCAAGCGAATGAAGATTATTTCACGACTTGTCGTGTCGGGCGTGAAGGCGACAAGCAGTTCAACACGCATGCCCGTGCCTCTTTTTCCTTTGCCGACGCTTATGACGGTGGGTATCTGAATCACACGTACCCAAACTCGGAGATGGATTTCTCGTCTGCCAATGTATTATGCGATGTTCCGATTATCAGCCACGAGACAGGGCAGTTCCAGGTATATCCGAATTATGAAGAGATCAAGAAATATACGGGTGTATTGAAGCCACGCAATTTCGAAATCTTCAAGAAACGCTTGGAAGAGGCCGGTATGATTAACCTGGCGTATGACTTTATGATGGCTTCCGGCAAATGGTCGGCCCTGCTGTACCGGGCGGATATCGAGATGAACCTGCGTACGCCGGAATGGGGCGGTTTCCAGTTGCTTGATTTGCAGGATTATCCGGGACAGGGCTCAGCTTATGTCGGAATCTTGGATGCTTTTATGGAAAGTAAAGGGTTGATCGCGCCGGAAGAATGGCGGCATTTCTGTTCGGAAGTGGTTCCTCTGTTCTGCACGGAGAAGTTCTGTTGGACAAACGATGAGGCGCTCACCGGAGAGGTTGAGATAGCCAATTATTCTGAAAGCGATTTGAATAGTAAACAATTGTCTTGGACATTGACCGACAGCAAACAACAAGTTTTAGATAAGGGAGTTTTACCTTTGCAGGTTAAACAAGGAGAGCTGGCAAAGGTAGGCACATTGAAACCGGCTATCGCTTCTGTCCGGAAGGCTGAAAAAGTCACGCTCGCCTTGTCGATAGACGGCACTCCTTACCGGAATGATTATTCCCTTTGGATTTATCCGGCGGCTGATAAAGAGGTTGCACCATCTGAAGACATTTGTGTGACGGATGATTTGGATGCCCATCTGAAATACCTGACAGAGGGGGGCAAAGTCCTTTGGTTCCCTTCGAAAGACAAACATAAGGATCAAACGGTAGGCGGACTTTTCCAGACGGATTATTGGAATTACCGTATGTTCCGGACTATCTGCGAAAACTTGGACCGCCCAGTTTCTCCCGGTACATTGGGAATCTTGACTGATCCCGGCCACCCTGCATTGGCTGATTTCCCGACCGAGTTCCACACCAACTGGCAATGGTTCCCAATCATCAAGCAGAGCTACCCTATGATTCTGGATCGTCTGTCCGATGATTACCGGCCGATCGTACAGGTAATCGACAATGTCGAACGCAACCATAAGTTGGGTCTGTTGTTTGAATTCAAGGTTGGGAACGGTAAACTCTTAGTTTGCATGTCTGATCTGAAAGCAGTACAGGACAAACCGGAAGCCCGGCAGTTCTACCGTAGCATTTTGGAATACATGGAATCCTCTGCTTTCGCTCCCTCTTACTCCTTATCTGCTAAGGATTTGCAAGACCTGTTTACGGCTAAGGTGAAAACGGGTGAGATGAAGAAGTTATTCAATATTTCGTCTTATAAGTAG
- a CDS encoding RagB/SusD family nutrient uptake outer membrane protein, giving the protein MKIYKKSLLYGALAFTLCMAGGCNSNIDLEPEGIITADGYFKSAEDYEKALTALYERLNVESYDLWMDGVTDNGLVTHSWNRGYDLGRGIGSTASSFPADKWDKGYISVQRANNVINNIDKYQWPGGESDANRNQVLGEARTLRAYFYLDLVSIFGHIMFYTENPATVAESENVKQVQDPKEVFDFILDDLDKAIAGLPDKPSNKSKIGKPAARLLRARAAAYAAGYLNDKSYFQITLDETAQLVASAPQLADFDKLFVTGCEDLDEVILVRRYSLDATNSWGNWYNQSIGGYCVTTPVKALADAFEYVGERNETMPYLNKDPRFYQTIYAPGMEMRGKYFNTIPNNVVEKDGKTYFDPNKDYGALQDKEISVGDVLAEGGGGEWNKTPTGLSWKKYCQEEETWTTYNSFIIFRYAEAYLLRAEALVETGGSTDEAKSLIKVIRDRAGNTNDIDKMVAERYNGSLRDLVRNERRVELAQEGLRFADIRRWNILLDVMNKPIEGIEYRDFSSGTPKHTVLIPAERDAYTAKDFWWPIPQAEIDLNPGRITQNEGWK; this is encoded by the coding sequence ATGAAAATATATAAGAAATCGTTGCTGTATGGGGCGTTGGCTTTTACCCTTTGTATGGCAGGCGGTTGTAACAGTAATATTGATCTGGAACCGGAAGGTATTATTACGGCGGACGGTTATTTCAAGTCGGCAGAAGACTATGAAAAGGCGTTGACCGCCTTGTATGAGAGACTGAACGTCGAAAGTTATGATTTGTGGATGGATGGCGTGACAGATAATGGTTTGGTTACGCATAGTTGGAATAGAGGATATGACTTGGGGCGAGGCATCGGGAGTACAGCCTCTTCTTTCCCGGCTGACAAATGGGATAAGGGATATATTTCCGTCCAGCGTGCGAATAACGTAATCAACAATATTGATAAGTACCAATGGCCGGGCGGGGAAAGCGATGCTAACCGGAACCAGGTTTTGGGTGAAGCTCGTACATTGCGTGCCTATTTTTATCTGGATTTGGTTTCTATCTTCGGACATATCATGTTTTATACCGAGAATCCGGCTACAGTAGCGGAAAGTGAAAACGTTAAGCAAGTACAGGACCCGAAGGAAGTGTTCGATTTTATCCTGGATGACCTGGACAAGGCAATTGCCGGATTACCGGATAAGCCAAGCAATAAATCGAAGATCGGAAAACCGGCTGCCCGCTTGCTTCGTGCACGTGCTGCTGCTTATGCGGCCGGTTATCTGAATGATAAATCTTATTTCCAGATTACGTTGGATGAAACGGCCCAATTGGTTGCATCCGCTCCGCAGCTGGCCGATTTTGACAAGTTGTTTGTAACTGGTTGTGAAGACCTGGATGAAGTGATCCTGGTAAGACGCTATTCATTGGATGCGACGAACAGTTGGGGTAATTGGTATAATCAGTCTATCGGTGGTTATTGCGTGACAACTCCGGTGAAGGCATTAGCTGATGCGTTTGAATATGTGGGCGAGAGAAATGAAACTATGCCATATCTGAATAAAGATCCCCGTTTTTACCAGACTATCTATGCTCCAGGTATGGAAATGCGTGGCAAGTATTTTAATACGATTCCGAACAATGTGGTTGAAAAAGATGGCAAAACTTATTTTGATCCTAACAAGGATTACGGGGCTTTGCAAGACAAGGAAATCAGCGTAGGTGATGTCTTGGCAGAAGGCGGCGGTGGCGAATGGAACAAGACGCCTACCGGCCTGTCTTGGAAAAAATATTGTCAGGAAGAAGAAACATGGACAACTTACAACTCGTTTATAATTTTCCGTTATGCGGAAGCTTATCTGTTGAGGGCGGAAGCGTTGGTGGAAACCGGAGGAAGTACGGACGAAGCCAAGTCCCTGATAAAAGTGATTCGTGACCGTGCTGGTAATACGAACGATATTGACAAGATGGTAGCCGAACGTTATAACGGTAGTCTCCGGGATCTGGTTCGCAACGAAAGACGTGTGGAACTTGCGCAGGAAGGCCTTCGTTTTGCCGATATCCGTCGCTGGAACATTTTGTTGGATGTGATGAACAAGCCGATCGAAGGTATCGAATATCGCGACTTTTCGAGCGGGACGCCTAAACATACCGTTTTGATTCCAGCGGAGCGAGATGCTTATACGGCAAAAGATTTCTGGTGGCCGATTCCGCAAGCAGAGATCGACTTGAACCCAGGTCGTATCACCCAAAACGAAGGTTGGAAATAA